The genomic window TATGGCTATAACTCTTATTCAGACGATTTATCAACTTACGTTAAGTTAATTTTTCCATACCGAAATGAGCGTACTGCAAAAGACTTTTTTGAAAAGATGCTAAACGTAGATGATACTTCGGCATTGGTAAGTTACTATATATTATTAGCTGAAAACAAAGAGAAAATTCCAACAGAGTTAAAAGAAAAATTGGTAGACGATGAAGAAAACCAACACAGCCTTATAGAAGAACTTGATGAAGCAAAACTATTTAACACCATAAAGTCGCTTAATATTAGTCAACAACAGTTTGCGAAATCTAAACTATTGGCTAATGCAGATTACGAAAAAGAAAAAGACTCTCTTGTCTTTTTAATGAAGCGTGATTTTAAAACCGACAAAGGCAATAAAGATGCCGTAATGTACTTCTTTAAAATAGATAAGGACAGTGAGTATTCTGGTAAATCTGAAGTACTTCATTATATCTCTTTCATAAAACCAAAAGATGGAAAAAAACTCGTTGTAGATTATTATGATATAAGCAATGGTTACGGTACTACTGTAGATGAAACCAAAGAACTAGACGAGCAAATTGAAGAAATCATTAACCTAGCCATATACAAAGACCGAAAACGGGTAACACCAACCTCACGTGGTTATAATGGATATTATGATTATTAGATTGAATAAATCCCTTCTTATTGTATTCGTTTTGTTGATAAACAACCTCAGTTATTCTCAAAGCTTAGACAGTTTACAACTAAAGAAATTTTACAAGGAAATAGATTCTATTGAATATTCGTCTGATGATTTTAACAAATTAAAACAACAAATCAACTCTAATAATAACACTCTAAAGTTAATTACTGATAAAGCAATAAACGGAAGTAAAAATCATGCAGAGTTGCTTGAAATTTTAGAGTTATCATTCGAGAATGCTAATACCAAGTATGGTGAAAAGAATGTAAAAAGTCTGATTTATTCTTATTACGAATCCAACGAAATATTAGAAAAATTCAAGAAGTTAGACTCAAGTTTTCAGGCTCAAAACAACAGATTAAAATTAGAGCAAGATTCTATTTCTAAAAAAGTAGAGTTTAGTGATGAGGTTAAAAAAGAACTTGAAAATTATAGGAAACGAATAGATAGTATTAAAGGGAATTAATATTACTTATTGTTCTAAGGATTTCTTGTAATTCCTCAACTGATTTACCATCTCCAAATGGTTATAATTATTAAACTCCTGAAGAACTTTCAGGTATATAGAATCATTAGGCTTTCTTTTTATAAACGATTTTAGCAACTCTTTACTTCTAACGCTATCTCCTATCGTCATTAGCATTGTAGCCATACTCAACGTGTCTGTTTTAGACCAATATTCTTCCTCCTTTTTAGAAAATACTTTTCTAGCCATTTCATAGTATACTTCCGATTCAGCTTTTTGGTCAAAAAGCTCCAACAAAAATGCTGTGTTTGAATAGTATTTATAGGATTCAGGATCTAGTTCTATTAGTTTTTTATTCAATCTTAAAGATTCTTCAAAATTTCCTGTCTCAAAAGTTAACTCTGAAAGAATCCTATATGCATCAATGTTTGAGTTATCAATTGAAATTATTTTCTTACAGTCTTCTATTGCATCGCTTTTATTTCCAGAAATTCTATTAGCGTTTACTTTATCAAATAGTGTAGCTATTTCTTTTTCTTTATTAAGATTACAACTAAAAAAAAGGAAGATTAATACTAAGGGTATAATTTGTCTCATGCTATTATTAACTACTTGCCATAATATACTTCTTAGGTGTCGTTCCAAATTTCTTTTTAAAGGCTGCAATAAAATGGCTCGCTGTACTGTAACCTACTTTTAGTCCAACCTCATTAACATTATGATTACCCGACTCTAAAAGTTTGCGAGCCACTTCCATTTTATAGTCTAGTAGAAAACCATAAACCGTATCACCATAAATTTGTTTAAAGCCTTCTTTTAGTTTCTTTAAGCTTAGCCCAATAGTTTCAGATAACTCTTGTAAAGTTGGTGGCTCGGCCATGTTAGCAATAATAATATCTTTTGCTTTTTTGAGTTTAGCCACATTAACCTCATCGACTAAAAATGGACATTGCTCAACATCCGCATCTTCATTTCTATTAAAGTACAAACTCAAAAGCTCATAAACCTTTCCTTTAAAATACAGTGGTTTTATCGTTTGGTTAAGGTTAAAACTAATCATTTGGTTTAGTACTACAGCCATAGAGGGATTTATAGTACCATCAGTGTAGTACTTTTTGTTCTTATTTTCATCCGATAAAAAAGTAACGTAATTGGCATCTTGCGAAAACAAACCATGAAACTTTTTTATAGACATCACAAAAGACACTAACCAAGAATGTGGCTTCATCTCTAAACAAATTGGCAAATCGCGTTGCGGATTATAAAGTAGCAAAGATGTTTCTTCTTTAATGCTTAATGTATACGTTCCGTTATTAAACACAAAATCGGCAGACCCTTTAGTACAAAAGTGAAACTGTATATATGTGCTATCAATCTCACGTTCAAGAATTTCCACATTATCGTTTTCATTCTTGTGTGTCAACACAAAAAAACCATCTTCTATAAAAGTTTCATCAAAAGTACCTCTAGCGATACTTTTTGAAACCATGTTTTCTAATTTCATTTTCTCGTTATTTAGATTCGTTCTAAACTAAGAGTTGTAAAACCCCTGATTTTACAGTAAAAATATGACAAAAATCATGTTTTTTGAAAAAATACTCTTAAAAAACCCGAAACGACACTTTAAGTTCTTTTAGCGTTATTTTTTTTGTAGCATCAAACATAAATTTGCTTTGTTAATTTCCAAGTCAGGTAAACGAGCGAATGCAACATCACAAAAACACATATTTTTATGCCATAGGTCTTAGCTATCAAAAAGCTGATGCCGAAGTGCGTGGTCATTTTAGCCTAAGCGATACGGCTAAACAAAACCTATTAGCAGAAGCAAAGCAAAATGGAATAGAAAGTCTTATTGTAATTTCTACTTGTAACCGTACAGAGTTATATGGTTTTGCTGAGCATCCTTACCAACTTATACATTTACTTTGTGAAAACACAAAAGGTACTGTAGAAGAGTTCCAAGATGTAGCTTATGTACACAAAGGCAAAAGCGCCATAAACCATATGTTCAGAGTTGGCTCTGGTTTAGACAGTCAAATTTTGGGCGATTTTGAAATTATTAGCCAATTAAAATTTGCGGCGAGGGCTTCAAAAAAAGAAGGTTTATTAAATTCATTTACTGAGCGTCTTGTAAATTCCGTAATTCAGGCAAGCAAACGCATCAAGAACGAAACCGAATTATCTTCTGGTGCAACATCAGTGTCTTTTGCTTCTGTTCAGTACATTATGAATAATGTTGAGCACATTTCAGAAAAAAACATTCTACTTTTCGGTACAGGCAAAATAGGTCGTAATACTTGCGAAAATTTAGTAAAGCACACTAAAAACTCGCACATCACCCTTATTAATAGAACAAAAACTAAAGCTGAAGAAGTTGCAGGAAAATTCAATCTTATTGTAAAAGATTACGAAAATCTTGAAACTGAAATTAACAACTCTGATATTGTCATAGTAGCTACAGGTGCTCAGAATCCAACGGTTTACAAAGATTTAATTACCACAGAAAAACCATTGTTAGTTTTAGATTTATCCATCCCAAAAAATGTGAACGAAGATATAACTGAGTTAAAAAATGTATCTTTAGTACATATGGATGATTTGGCTAAAATTACGGACGATACTCTAGAAAAGCGCAAAGCATTTATACCTAATGCAGAAGCTATTATAGAAGAAATTATGGCCGATTTTAATACATGGCTAAACACCTTAAAGTTTGTACCAACAATACAAGCCTTAAAACATAAACTTACCGATTTTAAGAATTCGGAATTAAATACACAACGTAAAAAATTATCCGATTTTAATGAAGATCAAGCAGAACTGATTACCAACAATATTATTCAAAAAATTACCAATCAGTTTGCGCACCACTTTAGAGAAGACAACGATACGTCTGATGAGAGTTTAGAACTCATCAAAAAAATATTTCAGCTAGAAGAAACTTCACAGAATGTCTAAAATTATTCGCATTGGCACACGCGATAGCCAATTAGCACTATGGCAAGCTAAAACTGTACAATCGCAGTTAGAACGCTTAGGTCACAAAACCGTATTAGTACCTGTAAAATCAACAGGAGATATTGTACTTGACAAACCATTATACGAACTAGGTATAACTGGCATTTTTACCAAGACTCTAGATATCGCCATGCTTAATGAAGACATTGATATTGCAGTACACTCATTAAAAGATGTTCCTACAGTTTTACCAAAAGGCATTGTACAAGCTGCCGTTATAAAACGTGGTAATGTTAACGATACTTTGGTGTTTAAAAACAATGAAGAATTCTTATCAGCAAGAGACGCTGTAATTGCTACAGGCAGCCTTCGTAGACGTGCTCAATGGCTTAACCGATACCCAACACATAAGGTTGAAAACATACGTGGCAACGTTAATTCAAGATTACAAAAACTTGAAGACAACGAGCATTGGAATGGTGCTATTTTCGCTGCTGCTGGTATTGGTAGATTAAACATAAGACCAGAAAATGCTATCAATTTGCATTGGATGATTCCTGCTCCTGCGCAAGGTGCCATTATGGTTACTGCTTTAGAAAAGGATGAAGAGATCCTAGAGATTTGCCAGGAAATTAATCATGAAGAAACTCAAATTTGCACAGCAATTGAGCGCGAATTTTTAAACCGATTAGAAGGAGGTTGTACTGCTCCAATTGGTGCCTTAGCTTTCATTAAAAATGAAGAAGTCAATTTTAAAGGCATCCTTCTAAGTAAAGATGGTACCAAAAAAATAGAAGTTGCTAAAGTTGTTCCATTAGGTAAGCATCATGATTTATCAGAATTTTGTGCCAATTACATTATAGGTAAAGGTGGTAAAACACTTATTGACCAATTACAACGTAGCGATAAGGAAACCAATATATACTCTACCAAGAAACTTACAGACGACCAATTACTATTATTTCATAACGACGTTGTTGCCGATAGTAATGATGCCATTAAAATAAGTCTTAATCGTATTCCAAAAACGATAGTGCGTAATGAAATTAAAAATGTAATCATTACCAGTAAAAATGCTGTTGAAGCTTTGCTTCATAATTTTTCGGCAATAGAGTTACAGTTCAAAAATATTTATTGTGTTGGCAGACGTACAAAGCGTTTGGTTGAAAAACGAATAGGCAAAGTCACACATACTGAATCTAATGCTAAAAAATTAGCCAACTATTTGGTTGAATATATAGAAGGCACAGAGGTTACCTACTTTTGTAGCGACTTGCGATTAGATGATTTACCTAACATTCTATCTGAAAACAACATAACAGTTAACGAAATTGAAGCCTACCAAACCAAGTTTGATGCTGATAAAGTTGACGCTAAAGTAGATGGAGTAATGTTTTATAGTCCATCAACAGTAGAAAGCTATTTAAAACAGAATAAAGCCACTGGTATTGCTTTTTGTATAGGCGAAACCACAGCAAAAGCAGCAAGTCAGTATTTTGAAGATGTTCGTATTGCAAAAGTACCGACTGTTGAGAGTGTTATTGAGTTGGTGAATGATTATTTCCTGCAAAAGCAGGAATCTTAAAAAACTAAGTTACAATTAAACTAGATTCCTTCCATATAAGGAATGACAGAACTATGATAAAGAACGATTTATACCTACGAGCTTTAAAAGGAGAAACTGTAGAACGACCACCTGTATGGATGATGCGTCAGGCTGGCAGATACCTTCCTGAGTTTATGGAAATTAAGGCTAAATATGACTTTTTTACACGTTGTCGTACTCCTGAATTGGCAAGTGAGATTACCGTACAACCTATTCGTCGTTATGGTATGGATGCTGCTATTTTGTTCAGTGATATTTTGGTGATTCCGCAAGCCATGAATATTGAGGTAGAAATGAAACCTAATTTTGGTCCTTATTTACCAAATCCTGTGCGTTCTCAGAAAGATGTGGACAATGTTATTGTTCCAGATGTTCATGTTGAGCTAGATTATGTAATGCAAGCAATAAAAGCTACCAAGGAATTACTTAATAACGAGATTCCGCTTATTGGTTTTGCTGGTTCACCTTGGACAATCCTTTGTTACTGCGTACAAGGCCAAGGTTCTAAAAACTTTGACAAGGCTAAAGAGTTTTGTTTTACAAACCCTGTTGCGGCTCATAATTTACTTCAAAAAATAACAGATACTACTATTGCTTACTTAAAAGCAAAAGTAGCTGCTGGTTGTAATGCTATTCAGATTTTTGATTCTTGGGGAGGCATGTTATCTCCTGTAGATTACCAAGAATTTTCTTGGCAAT from Winogradskyella sp. MH6 includes these protein-coding regions:
- the hemE gene encoding uroporphyrinogen decarboxylase, with the protein product MIKNDLYLRALKGETVERPPVWMMRQAGRYLPEFMEIKAKYDFFTRCRTPELASEITVQPIRRYGMDAAILFSDILVIPQAMNIEVEMKPNFGPYLPNPVRSQKDVDNVIVPDVHVELDYVMQAIKATKELLNNEIPLIGFAGSPWTILCYCVQGQGSKNFDKAKEFCFTNPVAAHNLLQKITDTTIAYLKAKVAAGCNAIQIFDSWGGMLSPVDYQEFSWQYINQIIEALKDDAPVIAFGKGCWFALGEMAKSNASALGIDWTCSAKNARYLTGGNITLQGNFDPTRLFSPPSEIKKMVHQMINEFGKDKYIVNLGHGILPNIPLDNAKAFIDAVKEYQSPS
- a CDS encoding tetratricopeptide repeat protein, translating into MRQIIPLVLIFLFFSCNLNKEKEIATLFDKVNANRISGNKSDAIEDCKKIISIDNSNIDAYRILSELTFETGNFEESLRLNKKLIELDPESYKYYSNTAFLLELFDQKAESEVYYEMARKVFSKKEEEYWSKTDTLSMATMLMTIGDSVRSKELLKSFIKRKPNDSIYLKVLQEFNNYNHLEMVNQLRNYKKSLEQ
- the hemA gene encoding glutamyl-tRNA reductase — protein: MQHHKNTYFYAIGLSYQKADAEVRGHFSLSDTAKQNLLAEAKQNGIESLIVISTCNRTELYGFAEHPYQLIHLLCENTKGTVEEFQDVAYVHKGKSAINHMFRVGSGLDSQILGDFEIISQLKFAARASKKEGLLNSFTERLVNSVIQASKRIKNETELSSGATSVSFASVQYIMNNVEHISEKNILLFGTGKIGRNTCENLVKHTKNSHITLINRTKTKAEEVAGKFNLIVKDYENLETEINNSDIVIVATGAQNPTVYKDLITTEKPLLVLDLSIPKNVNEDITELKNVSLVHMDDLAKITDDTLEKRKAFIPNAEAIIEEIMADFNTWLNTLKFVPTIQALKHKLTDFKNSELNTQRKKLSDFNEDQAELITNNIIQKITNQFAHHFREDNDTSDESLELIKKIFQLEETSQNV
- a CDS encoding helix-turn-helix transcriptional regulator: MKLENMVSKSIARGTFDETFIEDGFFVLTHKNENDNVEILEREIDSTYIQFHFCTKGSADFVFNNGTYTLSIKEETSLLLYNPQRDLPICLEMKPHSWLVSFVMSIKKFHGLFSQDANYVTFLSDENKNKKYYTDGTINPSMAVVLNQMISFNLNQTIKPLYFKGKVYELLSLYFNRNEDADVEQCPFLVDEVNVAKLKKAKDIIIANMAEPPTLQELSETIGLSLKKLKEGFKQIYGDTVYGFLLDYKMEVARKLLESGNHNVNEVGLKVGYSTASHFIAAFKKKFGTTPKKYIMASS
- the hemC gene encoding hydroxymethylbilane synthase, whose amino-acid sequence is MSKIIRIGTRDSQLALWQAKTVQSQLERLGHKTVLVPVKSTGDIVLDKPLYELGITGIFTKTLDIAMLNEDIDIAVHSLKDVPTVLPKGIVQAAVIKRGNVNDTLVFKNNEEFLSARDAVIATGSLRRRAQWLNRYPTHKVENIRGNVNSRLQKLEDNEHWNGAIFAAAGIGRLNIRPENAINLHWMIPAPAQGAIMVTALEKDEEILEICQEINHEETQICTAIEREFLNRLEGGCTAPIGALAFIKNEEVNFKGILLSKDGTKKIEVAKVVPLGKHHDLSEFCANYIIGKGGKTLIDQLQRSDKETNIYSTKKLTDDQLLLFHNDVVADSNDAIKISLNRIPKTIVRNEIKNVIITSKNAVEALLHNFSAIELQFKNIYCVGRRTKRLVEKRIGKVTHTESNAKKLANYLVEYIEGTEVTYFCSDLRLDDLPNILSENNITVNEIEAYQTKFDADKVDAKVDGVMFYSPSTVESYLKQNKATGIAFCIGETTAKAASQYFEDVRIAKVPTVESVIELVNDYFLQKQES